In one window of Candidatus Zixiibacteriota bacterium DNA:
- a CDS encoding GNAT family N-acetyltransferase: MAIALSPFQKQAVVSDNKINLALKEALKNPLKNADIIADLTQFRYDCDILIKVSENDSITAVCYYKDLPYNNINILPGNIDDIKLLVAQLTQKYPNLLNQPVFGLYDSAVAGIIENFYQITQKTPEIKMTLSNTDIPEMLFDASKYKLEQLTTQDVVQISYLFSLIPSMAWTPKALSFGPYYGAFYNNNLVCIAGVHFAVNGVTEVGNIVTHFKHRRQNLAYCCTKAVIEKVKETCSNIFLCVFASETSAIRLYEKMGFEKIEDLILVQYYLK, from the coding sequence ATGGCAATTGCTTTAAGTCCATTTCAAAAGCAAGCGGTAGTTAGCGATAATAAAATTAATCTCGCTTTAAAAGAAGCGTTAAAAAATCCATTAAAAAATGCCGATATTATTGCCGATTTAACCCAATTTAGATATGATTGCGATATACTAATCAAGGTATCAGAAAATGACAGCATAACAGCTGTTTGCTATTATAAGGATTTGCCATATAACAATATCAATATTCTTCCCGGAAACATCGATGATATTAAATTATTAGTTGCTCAATTAACTCAAAAATATCCAAATTTACTAAACCAGCCGGTTTTCGGTTTATATGACAGCGCTGTTGCCGGGATTATCGAAAACTTTTATCAAATTACCCAAAAAACACCTGAGATTAAAATGACACTTTCAAATACTGATATTCCGGAGATGCTTTTTGATGCCTCCAAATACAAACTTGAACAACTCACCACTCAGGACGTTGTGCAAATTTCATATCTTTTCAGTTTAATTCCCTCTATGGCATGGACTCCAAAAGCCTTGAGTTTTGGACCTTATTACGGCGCCTTTTATAATAACAATTTAGTATGTATTGCCGGTGTTCATTTCGCTGTAAATGGAGTTACGGAAGTTGGAAATATAGTTACGCATTTCAAACATCGACGTCAGAACCTTGCTTACTGTTGTACAAAAGCCGTAATCGAAAAAGTGAAAGAGACATGCAGCAATATTTTTCTTTGTGTATTTGCCAGCGAAACCTCTGCCATTAGACTATATGAGAAAATGGGGTTTGAAAAAATCGAGGATTTAATCCTGGTTCAATATTATTTGAAATGA
- a CDS encoding Crp/Fnr family transcriptional regulator: MEALKYIKENSLFAGLNGNELQSLSDTITIKRLKKGEILFFDGDAASGFYTVLEGKIRVFKSNPDGKEYTIHVITSGQIFGEVAIFEGKHFPASSIAIENSVVGFFPKDRFLALIKEYPNISLKIIGSLARFLREYNEMVEDLALKEVSARIARYLLTKAGETNKKVIDLDIKKTELALKLGTIGETLSRNLRKMKDNEIIRVDNQQITILDFDRLNSIADGEKL; the protein is encoded by the coding sequence ATGGAAGCCTTGAAATATATTAAGGAAAATTCATTATTCGCTGGTCTTAACGGCAACGAATTACAATCGCTATCAGACACCATTACCATAAAAAGACTAAAGAAAGGTGAAATACTGTTCTTTGATGGCGATGCGGCTTCAGGTTTTTATACAGTGCTTGAGGGCAAGATTAGAGTATTCAAGTCTAATCCGGATGGCAAGGAATATACTATTCATGTGATTACTTCGGGGCAAATTTTCGGGGAAGTGGCCATTTTTGAGGGTAAACATTTTCCTGCCAGCAGTATCGCTATCGAAAATTCAGTAGTTGGCTTTTTCCCTAAGGATCGTTTCCTCGCTTTGATTAAAGAATATCCCAATATCTCGCTTAAAATAATCGGCTCGCTTGCCAGGTTTCTGCGCGAGTATAATGAAATGGTTGAAGATTTAGCTCTCAAAGAAGTGTCTGCTCGAATCGCCAGATATTTATTAACCAAAGCCGGGGAAACTAATAAAAAAGTGATAGATTTAGATATAAAGAAGACAGAGTTGGCTTTGAAACTTGGCACAATTGGCGAGACCTTATCCAGAAATTTGAGGAAGATGAAGGATAATGAAATCATACGGGTTGATAACCAACAAATAACTATTCTTGATTTTGACCGTTTAAACTCCATCGCCGATGGTGAAAAACTTTGA